The Apium graveolens cultivar Ventura chromosome 3, ASM990537v1, whole genome shotgun sequence sequence TATAGCAGACCCTCGATTCGTATTGGCAACTCTTCAAGAAGCTTATCCCCGTGGGGGTTGGGAATTTTACTGTAATATAATGGATTGAGGTCACCATCCTCATTTGCTTCATAAGGGGCCTGCCTATTATAACATTGTAGGCACAAGGCTGATCTATAACTATAAATATAGCGATCTGGGTGGCCACATAAGGCTCTTCTCCTAAGGTCACCGGGAGCCGAATCCTCCCTTTTACTCCGATTGAGTTTCCCGTGAACCCGTACAAGTTCCCAACTGTCGAGGTCAGTTCTCTATCCAACAGTCCTAGTTTCTTATAGACATCATAGGTTAGAACATCTGCCGAGCTCCCGGTATCCACCAATGCTCGATGGACATTCACTGTCCCAATCTTCATTTTAATGACCAGGGCAACAGTATGGGGGTAGTGCACCCATTTTGCATCGTTCTCCCTAAACACAATGTCATCAGCCTCATTTTCAAAGAGCTCCAGGGGCCTTTGGCTCAGATGTTTGACGTTGTTGAGGGGCTTGTCCTTTGCTTCCCCGGCATATCTGTCTATCGCCTTCTGGCTGTCTGCACCAATGTGAGACCCTCCTAGAATAACATGGATGATGTCGGCCCGGGGTACCCTATCTTTGTCTTCTGGGGGTGGAGGAGGGACGGTATGATAATCAGTCCTCTATTTTCGAACCTCCTTGATAACCCACTCTGTAAGCTTCTCTTGTCTTATCAGCGTCTCGATTTCATCCTTCAATTGCCTGCAATCAGCTGTATCATGCCCTATGGCCTCGTGGTATGCACAATACTTCGAAGTATCCCTCTTGTTGTAGTCTGTGAGAGGGGATGCCTTCCAGAACACCCCCTTCCCAGCATAGTTAGCATATATATGGTCAATGGAGGCTATTAGAGGGGTGTGTTTCTGTCATTTGCTTGTATAGGGCCTCCCCGAATCTTTGTTTGTCTCTTTGCCTTAGAAAGACTTCTTGGGGCTCGAACTACGCTGATATGTCTTCTTCCTCTCATCAGGGCTCGAGGACCGGTCTCTCTTGTCTCGATAGTTCTCGCTGATTTTCAGCTCCCTCATCGACTTCTCCACCCTCTTAAAGGGTTTAGCTTGCTCATAGAATTCTGCCAAGGTCCTTGGCTTGCTAGCCTGGAGGCTTTTCCAAAATTTTGACCCCCTTTCAACCCCGCTATCAGAAAGATTCTTGATGGTCTCTTCGCTAGGACCTCTCACCTTAGGAACTTCATTATTGAACCGGTGAAAGTATTCTGCCAGAGGCTCCCCTTCCCTTTGCTTGATGTTGGCTAGCGTGGCCACAGGAGGTGAGTAGTGGAGGGTGGATTGAAATTGTCGGATGAACAGGTCTTCCAACTTTCACCACGTCCTTATGCTAGCCGGTCCTAACTTGGAGAACCATTGATGGGCACTCCTTCGGAGTGATGCTGTAAAAAGTTTACAACAGACTGGCTCCGGCACCTGATAGACCTCCATCTCTGTGTTAAATTGTATAAGATATTCCACCGGGTCGGCTTCGCCGTTGAAAAAAATATCGGGGTTGTGCCTGAATACTCGGGGCAAGAGAGATGATCGAATTGCATCCGTGAACGGTGAAGGGGTCGTCGAGGGCAGGGGTCCCATCTTCTCCTATTCCATCTGATCTAGGATCCTCCTTGGTCACCCACTCTAACGACTTCTCTTTCTTTGTCACCATTTACATTACCAGAGTGGTGAGAGCCCTGAGGTCGCTCATGGCATCCCCTTCCTCTAGTTTGTACCTGCGACTCATGTTCATGATTATCTCTGCGCCTACGTCGTTCCTCCCTCCTGGGCGGGGTGCGTTGTTGTCTTTCTTGAGGAGTCACCGCACACCATCTTTTTAGGTTTCTCTGTTTTCGGGCTCCTTCGCTTCTCTGTCTTTCATGCTATTCTCCAATTTGAGCCTGAGGTCATGCTCACTTAGCTTCTTGTCCATGCGGTCTAGCACTAGTCGACCTTGCCTCGAACGAAGCTGGCTTCTGCCCCGATCTCTTAGAGATCTGGCTTCCCCGCTCAACCTGATCCTGAGGTATCTCTTCCTCTTCTAGTGATGCCTCTTTCTTCTACTTGGTCACGGTTGCCGCGTCATCAAACTCGTGAATCAGCCTTTTTTGAGGACCCTTGCCCTTCCAGCTATGTTGCAAGACCTTAAGGCGGCGAGCCTTGCATTTGGCGTTCCAGACTGAGCTTTTCTCTACCCTTAACATCTGGCCGTTTATATTGTTCATCTGATCGGCTAGCCCTTCGAGATATGTCATGACCGCATGCCCATCCACGGTTGCGATTGGTGGCGGCGGCGCCTGATTCTCTGGGGTGTGTGCTCTACCCCGTTCTGGTCCTTCTTCTTGCCCCCGCTTCCTGATGTCACCACTTGTTTGCCCTCTTTCGTCATCTCTTCTCCCTAAGATGAAAACaggcccctccttctagcgccaaatgtttGAACAAGGATCAAGGATGGTGTTTGAAGGCGGAAGAAGGTTGTTTTAGAGTGGcggctgagcttgtatgttgactcctcAAAAAAGAATAGGGTTTTattattctctatcaagtgtcgactcatgtctcatacaagtgcatacgtaccctatttatagggatcaagcctcacgtagttcttgtGGAACAAGTCACATAGGCTAGGGTTAGGTTTCTTCAAtccgtgcagcccaagcccatgataaagtcaggccttccGCCAATTAATAACGTAATTCTcgaccggctccacacgcttcctataATCTCATGGCATCTCCGCATTTCTTCCCGTAATTGTAGGAATAACCCGTGTCGACCCCGAAATTTatgagcaactcagtcatctatgagtcactttccatgttgcacacaaagttCTTTAATGCGGGCTGGCCCGGTCGCCTCAGCCCGCACTGCATTTTCTCTACATCAATAAATAAGGTGTTTTATTTATCTTCCAcaagatgtgggctcatgggcCCATCTCGCATATGGGCACCTGAGCCCAGGTCGCTTGTCACAAGCCCAGCTCACACGTGAGAGCCTGACTCTCAAGTGAGAGCccgactgtaataaccccaatttttggaatttttgaaacacgaatgaatagtaacttttgttgatgatgctgattaggaaaaattatcagaccacactatataggaatactgttatggaagttctaagatcgtattagtattccataaagtaaatgagtgtatgtaaaggtcgttagaatttgaatctagacactttgatttttcccgaaaatccaccagattccgaaagatttgagtataaggtaacatgattaaaagaatttaaattcaaggattataagagaggatcataaaaggaatataaaatattgagaaaatttttgaggaacctaagtaataagatcccggatatgaccCCTCAAGcgacaaacgagaacgaaagttaagtgaatcgtataacagataagcggtcattagccaagtaattaagggttaatcaaagaggttagtggatgataatgtcatcacaccaacaaggagaagacatgtgttaacaagatgacacaagcatggtgacataagcatgacaaggagttttgatttgttggttgatttatagCCAAGTAAAACTTATCATGGTAAAAATCTAAAAGTAGCCAAGCTAAAAGAAAGAGAATCAACCAATataaatcataaaacacaaaaattagaagttgacttttgctttcaagaataaaagctctcggccaaaacaatacCGGTAACTTCAAACcgccatatctccttcaatactcactcaaatgttgtgttatatagctcgttggaaaggtattgagatggcctacaactcttgttcacaagtctcatccaaataagcatggtaaaaccctcatttttacagttatttcaatcagacttttagaaacttcaaaacctaactttgtgttcttgatttctttggaaagatcaagcttgtaggaggttagattaaggctccctaaggcttcctaacAACTTAACACCtatcaaggaaggtataaacttcaaaccctagcctttactttatttgttagtaagtttaatggttggttttgtgaaatgaaaagcatggattgtgataattagtagtttggtttgatttggaagtgttttggtaattgaagcttgattatagttcataggtcttgattgtggttgtttgagttgaaaaacttggaggttatggactgatgtggtatggtttaggtgaagtattgttgtattgatggttatgagttggttggtggttaattggagtggTATGAacttgggtaatcgcgtaaacatagccgtcgtaatgcccattttcattcaactgcttgttttAGTGTTCGGGACATAAAGCCAACTAACTAATCTGTAACTTTTCCATGTTTatctagatcgtgtcgtaagcttcgtttttgTATGTGGTTCTCTttaatccgatgtacggtttaggagaaacgaccgttttgagtaacggcgtttcgcgaacgaaccattacccctcgccttactttgaaaccttggttaagatCCTTAAGTGAcaaattggagtatgaaacaattatttaaggttaatgggtcagttggtagagtattcgccaaagtgtcgccttaaaattcgtaacggttaattttataaaaatggtgaagccgagattactcgagcgacttatgtgaatcgttaagcgtaaaagcgaacgttagggtccaattggttaaagtctagtttcttaagcgaccgtggtttaattccgacttatgttgttgttcataggttaccggacccactctaagcttaagtctaccccggaacgctcagacaagttttctacccgttatactgttgttgtgatgtaaatatattgatgcattatcttgagataagtgcatgactgttattagcaaatcttgcgatatattggagcatgttgatatggtatatatatgcatgttgtgaaatcttgatattctattatcaattcaaatatttataaactgcataatacttatgctagagataagcagtagtcgcgtatacccttagtataggggacccaaaggtgaacatttttctaaaccgggagtcgatgttcccgagtataatatatataaatataatatatatatatatatatttatatatatatatatatttatatttatatatatctatatatatatagttttctataactattaatcgaataaggtatattcgatagttttgaataataatcaaacttattttcgattattcaaataaagatcgtactttcgtataagtatatctttgttattattattcgtttcaagtatgagtttttaaaacttctacttcatttatttttataaagattatcctttatgggaatattatttaaataataatattcagaaattttccaacatattaggactgatttattttattaaatcagcattactccaaacattcttaaaaatattttcgagtcttcaaaatgattttaaaagttagagcggatcccaaaactcgatttcaaatttaagatcttcctttcgaaggggacttcaatactcgctcaaaaatctgagggatccggctctgtggtgtattttatattcgcaatgaagttgctgttttgagaaaataatttgattacttgcccaacgttcgggaagtaagtccatctaattgagtcggcataagcgacaggccggggtacggtttatgaaggtgtaagaggctgggtgacagtccatccacgcgtgagtggctgggtaacggtctagcgcgaggtcctaatgcggccaaggtgatgaccggagaggaattcatccatctacaatagaaaaggttactaattggtatctttgcctgatcagcaagatatcgggtttatgccaaaattctcttcgttccaaattcattgggtattataattctgtttatacttttcataacatagggtttcaaggaatgtatgagatatatatataggtgtatatatatcaagaattaatgaagtatctagtaCTTCATCtctttaaatgatattttaaagattgaatctattcaagtcttatctcgtagtctcatctatgtgatgaacttttgaaactaattataccttgaacggtggtagttcaagtagtattcggaaaaaatataagtatattggagtatcttgtaacttcatctttttaacttatatctagtaaatgattatcttatgtatgacaaagattttcagaaaaatgttgagacaaggttagatatatgagatcactttgcaacgatatttttatacagttatagactggaactctgtgtatattatgcatggaagaggatttcaaagattttgaaaagtatatatacatatatactgattattttgcgacttggtcgcgttaagatatcaaacttggttcatttttgcttgaccaagactttcaagagtactatgagaatgctcatatatacatattatttcagtgggcttgttgctcacccctgctttcttctttcatcacacaacaacagatagacaagatgaacagaaccaagctccaGCTCGTGAGCGGATATGAAACGTTCtgtagtttcctgtaggcgttgatgccgctgtagctgaggtaggaactaccaataggctaggctttcaacttttgatgtaccagacttatgtatatttacgaattgtaGTAATGGAAAAGATTgtgtaaatctattcagaaacccttttgaggtgtaatgacttataattatggaataaaatgacttgtgttatttttggtattcatctcgGAGACTAttacttgtggtgtgtgtatattgtggggtcacagtacgcagtagttgttTGTTCATTAAGATTGAGTATTATTAaaggaaatagaactcgtgacaactcgaatccccgaccccggatttgggggtgttacaccggCTCTCACGTGTGAGCTGAGTCCGGCTCACACGTGAGAGCCCCGCTCACAGGTGTGAGCCCCGCTAACATGTATGAGGGTAGCTCACAGGTGTGAGGGCAGCTCACATGTATGCATGTGTAAGCGTGAGCCCCACTCACATGTGAGAGCCAGCGCAGCTCGCAAGTAAGGTTCCAGCTCACTTGTACGAGCGCAATGGGAGGTCAGCTCGCACGTCACGAGCCCAAATCACATGAATTCACAATCCTATTTCACACATGAGAGCCCAGTTCACATGTGAGAGTTTAGTTATTCAATGCACCCATGGGACCTGTTGAGGACGCATGACCGAAAGCGGACATAACAGAAAGATACAGAAAGGATGAGCTACTACAGATCCTACATACAACAGCCGAAGAAGTCAGTTGATAATGGTGCAAATTTAATAGGTTATATTGCTTAGTTATTGCTAGATAACTTTGAATGGAGATTAGGTTACACTTCAAGATTTGCATAACTTTCGTTGACTTCCAAACTCTTGTGCGGATTCCTAAAATGTCTGCATATTGGTTTCACAAAATGCTTCAAAGAGAGTAGTAAATTGCAGTATACTCTTAATTTGGCTGGTTAGGACAGTAGGTTACAGTACTTGTGTACAGGAATAAGGCTTCAACGTCCTGTCTTGTAACGTATTCTCCTACTCTGTCCTTGAGATAAAAAAGTGGCCTATTGCAAGTTTATGTGTTTATATGATCTACAGTCAACACACAAACAATATCAGGATTTGCCAATTTGTTCCTACAATTCTAGGAAGAGAATTCGATGAAGGCCTTAATTATTACAATGCATAAATAGATATGAAACTAATTCACCATCAAGAGTTATACTTTGGTAAAGAAATTCAGAATACTGTTTTTCCTATTTTCAGAATTGGTGCCATCACTCTTTTTAATCTTCTTTACAAGTTTacctttcttctcttcagtaATCTTCATAGGCTTGGACTTCACACTTTTTTGTGAATCTGGAGTTACATATAAGAGTTCCAAGCTTTCAACCTTTGTTACCGTAGAGCTTTGTTGGTTAAAACTCTCTGTTTGGTCATTCTCCAACACAAGTTCTTCTAAATTTCCCATTTCCAAGCATTCAACCTCAGTTACCACAGAATCTGGTTCAATAAAACCCTTTGCTTGATCATTGTCTAGCACCAGATGTTCGTTTACTTTTCTTTTCTTGAAGGGGTTGTTATCGGGCAGCATCGGCAGATATTTCTCAGTAACTAATGTAATTTCTCCTGCGGATCCGCTTCTGAAAGGCATTACCAGTTTCTCAAGTGCTAAGGACTCATTTAAGTACTTCTTTCCCTCCGGCTCAAGTAGATGCTTCATTTCTTCCAAAACTGGTTCCTTCTCCATAACTGAAATGACATTGAAGATCATCTGATCATCATGCATTTTAACCAGAAAACACACATACATGTAAATCTTGAGTTGTACATTTGGTATGGGAAATGAACATTAAGATAAGATATAAGAGAAGTACATGAAATGGTGATGAAAACTAAGTTCATTGATGTTGATTTAGATTGTAGATGAAATTCCGATGAATAATTAATTTTCTTTCTTTTGGATTAGTAGAACAGGTAAGTGATGGGAGAGCTTATTTCTCCCAAATCACAAGTAAAGTTGTATGCCCTCATACTTACTATACATGGTAAAAAAAACTTGCCTGTAATTCTTTTTCCTATGCTTTTATGGCTAGAAACTACAGTAAAGCAGCTTTCCTGAGAGGCATTAGTTTTCATCTCATGCAAGAGTTTGTCATCATAGAAAGTAGTAGTATATGAAGTATCCGAACTTGGGAAAGCCTTCATTGTACACGGATTTAGTTTACCTTCAGCAATCGAAATTGCCATTGAAGGAGATATATCTCTAATGTCAGTTTAGGTAAGACATTTCTCAGACAACAAAATATTCAAGTGGAAAGGAAAGAATATTGAAGATGGACCATGACAATATTGAGTATAACCTGGAAAATAGGACAACCTTAATTGCTATTTAAGTGGAACATATgaaaggaaagtaagaaaaagATAACAAAGTTGTAAACTGAGGAGAAAGAAAGGATACGATCCCAAGAAATTAAGTTCATTGCCAAGAGTCTCTAATGTAATTTCTGGAAGAGGTTTCATGTGCTTAAGAGTCTTCGAGAGGGTATCATATCTGCAGGAATACATAATGCTTACATATGTAAAAGAAAATTATGATAAGAAAATGGATTGTGGTTCAAGAACTTGTACGTACATGCGAGCATGCTGAAAAACTGCAATGGCCTCTTTGAAGGATTTTACATAATCTTCAGGAACTTGATTACCCTTCTCAAATTTTAAAATTGAAAGAACCTGCCAAGATATTAAACACACACTTCGTTATGATTATGATTATCATGAAGTTGTGAGGGTGCAACTCAGATAATCTCCACGACAGTCAAAGTTAAGAGCAGTTCAATTTCTATGTATGTAGGACAAATGCGATGCTGTATGCACGTCTTAGAAATATACCAATTTGTTTACTGAATTAAACTATACTTTTGCAAGGTTTTAACACATAAAACTTCATTATGTTATAATAAAATGGCCCCTAGCTTACACCATCTCTCTCTCACAAAGAAATTATCTTTTGCATCTGTACAATCAATACCATCATATTTTCTAGAGATTTTCTTCTCACATATATTGCAGCATTTTTGCCTAGAACTTAAACATCCACATAACTGTAAAATAGAGTTTATGCAATGAACTTCAAAAAACGGCAGCTAAGAAAAGGTGCATGAATAAGTAATGAACTATTGAGGATCTTGATAAAGTATGCATACTGTCTAAATAGGGGAAAATTACATCAATAGTGTAACACAGAAGAAAGTTTAATATGCTTACTCGGTCTAAGTTCCTATACTTGGAAACTAATGAATAAGCCTTTGAGATCCCAATTCCTGGAATAGATGGAAGGAAGTCACAGCCAGCTAAAACGCACATACCTGCACCATAAGTTGATTGCTTACATCAACCAATTTTTCAGCATAAAATTCGTGGCTTAGTTGAACGAAAATAGATGGAAAAGTAAACTGATTGAAACAAGGGATTTTGGTCTTATATATAGAAGATAATATCGAGCAAAGATTATAGTTTAGTTTTCATACAAATCTTAGTTTAACAAACTTTTTAACACAAGTTATGGGAGAAAAGTTTTTTATGTGTCATGCACAGGCACACAGTACTCTCACCTAAGAACAAGTTTATGTCAAAATTTCGGAAGGAAGGTAGACAAGAAACTGAATTGAAGAGCTTGTCCATTAATATCTCCTCACCATTCCCCTCACGGTCCATCTTAAAAATAACCTTCCACAAATTAAGGCAAGACAATAATGACACTTCAAGTGATTGGCAGAGAAGTATAACCCCACAGTAACataataaaataaacaaataaatcTTACAGCTGGGCAACCATAAGCCAGCAGATCACTGTCCTCTGATATCACTGCATCTATTCCACCTTGTTCGGCTGCCATAGTGGACAGGTATGCTAATTGCGCATCAGCCTCATAAGGAGCTACAACAAACTCAATGTTCTCCAACCTCAGAATCTAAGTGTAGAAAAATAAACAATTGAATTATATACAAAACACCAAACAAACTAGAGATCAGCCAATGAAATATTATCTATAAGCTGAAAGATTATTAATAAATATCATGGTCGTGCAACAGCTGCAAGCAATTATATGTACCTGAATCAGTTGATGTGCCATAGCTGGAGTTATACTTACTGCTCTCTACATGTCAAAAGAAGAGACCAGGCATGAAATTAGTTATCCAAGTAAAAGTtggctatctatcttagaaatatatataaatatataagcTTTGGTAAAGGTATGAAACTTGTTACGTAAATATAAGATTGAAGTTAGTCAATTAACCTCACTTTAAAACTCATTTGTAAAATTTCACAATATGAAACTAAACTGATAGAAACTTCACATAAGAGGGTCAAGCATAACCTTTGCTGATCATTATAAGTATAAATACGTTACATTGGATGATTTGGATCAAACTGTAACATTCACAAAACCGTCCACCACTTACATGTCGTAAAAATTTGGGATTCCAATATCCACTATTATTTTGCATGTGGGTAGAAGCATTATCGACAAATTCAAAGAAGAATAACTTGAATTCATAAAATTTCCAGTAAACAAGATTTAAAAACAAAGTAACAACTGAAGAAAAGACTCTACTCACTCGAAACAGCTCAGATGCAGCACTAATATTCCCATTCTTTTTATTCTCCATAGCCAAATCACGATTCATCTTTCTTTTCCTATTGATAAAAGAACCAATTGTAATGACCAAgattaataaattaaataataaaactTAACATGTAATTCCAACACTTATCAAAATAAACATACATGTAGCGCTCATTCTCCGTCCCAGCCTTACACGGGAGGTTCCCACCATCAAAAACAACCACCGGTGTGATTTTATGATAACGAAGCAAATTAATACGATGCATAAAATACTTCAAGTACTGCAATTTCTTGTCACCATCCATATTTAGACAAAGCTCCATACTACATGAATAAGCTGACAATTTCACGAAAGCATATCAATCCCAATGTTCAAATTGAAAATAATCAAAAAAATCGAATGACTGCCACACAAGTACTTCAAAAATAACTACACATTTTGTAAAAACAAATTAAATCAAGAAAAGATACCTCCTTTATGTACCTACCAATAGCAAATAATTTCACTAGTACATATACATATCAATCCCAATACCcaaatcaaaaaaaaatcaaaactttaAAATAACTGCTATCTAATTTCTCTAATACTATTGTACACACATAAAAAATGAGAAAAATCAAGAAAGGTACCTCCTTTATGGAGCCATGAATAAGCATCAATCCCCACctgaaaaaataataaaattatagaaatCTTCAATGAAATGTGAGCACATTGACCGAAGCATTAGCTTACATAATCCAAACGGCATTGCAACAAAGATAAATAAACAATAATAATGAAAAAAGACTTACTCTTTTGCCAGCATATTTCTTGATATGGATGGGTTCAACATATGGCTTCAAGAACCTTAAAAGATCTTTTATGCCCATTTTTCTAATTGTTTTTCTGTAGGAGTTTTCTGGGTTTATTAGATAGGAGACTACAGTCTACAGATTTTGGGGAACACAAAGCCAACATTGGCGGGAAAGACGTCACAAATGTTGAAATGTTCCGCGGGATATAGATACTCTATGCCATATTTAAATGCACCTTAAAATTTATATCATTCAAAAATAAATTGTCTATAAACTTTCAGTTTTTTTCTAAAGTGATGGATAATTTTTTATGTTCCTTAACTTTAAAAAcattttctaatttttaaaatttgttcaaaaattagtcaattaattGACTCCTAAAATATCAAAATAAACATATAGTTACTACATGGGTAATATTTAGTTAAGCAAAAAAGAAATAGTGAAAGAGAATAcgattaaaataaattttgactTTAAGAATTGTTAAAAAGGAATGTCTTGAAGAAATTATAGTAAATTTATCTACTATTattgtaattttttttgtttaGTT is a genomic window containing:
- the LOC141711004 gene encoding exonuclease 1 — protein: MGIKDLLRFLKPYVEPIHIKKYAGKRVGIDAYSWLHKGAYSCSMELCLNMDGDKKLQYLKYFMHRINLLRYHKITPVVVFDGGNLPCKAGTENERYMKRKMNRDLAMENKKNGNISAASELFRRAVSITPAMAHQLIQILRLENIEFVVAPYEADAQLAYLSTMAAEQGGIDAVISEDSDLLAYGCPAVIFKMDREGNGEEILMDKLFNSVSCLPSFRNFDINLFLGMCVLAGCDFLPSIPGIGISKAYSLVSKYRNLDRVLSILKFEKGNQVPEDYVKSFKEAIAVFQHARIYDTLSKTLKHMKPLPEITLETLGNELNFLGSDISPSMAISIAEGKLNPCTMKAFPSSDTSYTTTFYDDKLLHEMKTNASQESCFTVVSSHKSIGKRITVMEKEPVLEEMKHLLEPEGKKYLNESLALEKLVMPFRSGSAGEITLVTEKYLPMLPDNNPFKKRKVNEHLVLDNDQAKGFIEPDSVVTEVECLEMGNLEELVLENDQTESFNQQSSTVTKVESLELLYVTPDSQKSVKSKPMKITEEKKGKLVKKIKKSDGTNSENRKNSILNFFTKV